A section of the Telopea speciosissima isolate NSW1024214 ecotype Mountain lineage chromosome 3, Tspe_v1, whole genome shotgun sequence genome encodes:
- the LOC122653964 gene encoding stress-associated endoplasmic reticulum protein 2-like, producing MTTSRRLAHRKVEKFEKNITKRGAVPEMSTKKGNDYPVGPLVLGFFVFVVIGSSLFQIIRTATSGGMA from the exons ATG ACGACTTCGAGGCGCCTTGCACATCGGAAGGTGGAGAAGTTTGAGAAGAACATTACAAAGAGAGGAGCGGTGCCTGAAATGAgtacaaagaaaggaaatgacTACCCGGTTGGGCCACTAGTCCTAGGGTTCTTCGTCTTTGTTGTCATTGGATCTT CTTTATTTCAGATAATCCGGACGGCAACTAGTGGTGGAATGGCGTAA
- the LOC122653791 gene encoding protein transport protein Sec61 subunit gamma-like, which translates to MDSVVDPLRDFAKDSYRLVKRCHKPDRKEFSKVALRTAIGFVVMGFVGFFVKLIFIPINNIIVGSG; encoded by the exons ATGGATTCGGTTGTGGATCCGTTGAGAGATTTCGCTAAGGACAGCTATCGCTTGGTGAAGAGGTGCCACAAACCTGACCGGAAAG AGTTTTCGAAGGTTGCATTACGCACGGCCATCGGTTTTGTCGTGATGGGGTTTGTAGGATTCTTTGTAAAGCTCATCTTCATCCCTATCAACAACATTATCGTCGGATCTGgctaa
- the LOC122656593 gene encoding F-box only protein 6-like, giving the protein MEGLAMLRQLIEQVQELCELYSSPSYDRHHHHLLPAQQHQLQLHRCCFLDLNNSSSDDGYYGLIMRKGKSSSFKMVENCKPPPTKKSRRERNREKLSDTAGSDEVMEDQIWKEFPEDLFEAMIARLPIATFFRFRSVCRKWNSLLASHSFSQHCTEVPQRHPWFYTITHEHEYANSGAVYDPSSNKWYHPLIPLLRTKIIIFPVASVGGLVCFIDIGHRNFYVCNPLTRSFKELPARSVRVWSRVAVGMTLNGNSTEMGYQVLWLGGDGEYEVYDSVKNTWTHPGSMPPNIKQPLSLNFQSQAVSIDGTLYFMRGEPEGIVSYDTATGVWKQFTIPSPPHLTDHALAECRGRIMLVGLLTKNAATCVCIWELQKMTLLWKEVDRMPNIWCLEFYGKHVRMACLGNKGLLMLSLRLGQMNRLVTYDVSTREWKRVPGCMFPRGRKRQWIASGTAFHPCPTAVA; this is encoded by the exons ATGGAGGGACTGGCCATGCTGAGGCAGCTAATCGAACAGGTTCAGGAGCTCTGTGAACTCTATAGTTCTCCTTCTTATGATcgtcatcatcaccatctccttCCAGCACAACAACATCAACTACAACTGCAcag ATGCTGTTTCCTCGATCTCAATAATAGTTCCAGTGATGATGGTTATTATGGTCTTATAATGAGGAAAGGAAAGTCAAGCAGTTTCAAGATGGTCGAAAATTGCAAGCCTCCACCCACCAAAAAGTCTAGAAGAGAGCGTAACCGTGAAAAATTGTCTGATACTGCTGGTTCAGATGAGGTAATGGAAGACCAGATCTGGAAAGAATTCCCAGAGGACCTTTTTGAAGCCATGATTGCAAGACTCCCTATTGCCACCTTCTTCCGATTTCGTTCTGTTTGTCGAAAATGGAATTCCTTACTGGCTTCTCATAGTTTCTCTCAACATTGTACTGAAGTTCCCCAACGCCATCCTTGGTTCTACACCATAACTCACGAGCATGAATATGCCAATAGTGGAGCTGTGTATGACCCGTCCTCAAATAAATGGTACCATCCATTAATTCCTTTGTTACGCACAAAGATAATCATCTTTCCGGTGGCTTCAGTGGGTGGTCTTGTCTGTTTTATTGATATTGGTCACAGGAACTTTTATGTGTGTAACCCTTTGACTCGTTCTTTCAAAGAACTGCCAGCAAGGTCTGTTAGGGTCTGGTCTCGTGTGGCTGTGGGGATGACTCTGAATGGGAATTCAACTGAAATGGGGTATCAAGTCCTATGGTTAGGAGGTGATGGGGAATATGAGGTCTATGATTCTGTGAAGAACACTTGGACCCATCCAGGAAGCATGCCTCCAAACATCAAGCAACCCCTCTCCCTGAACTTTCAGTCACAGGCTGTCTCAATTGATGGTACTCTGTATTTCATGCGTGGTGAGCCAGAAGGGATTGTGTCCTATGATACGGCAACTGGGGTTTGGAAACAGTTTACTATTCCGTCCCCACCGCATCTGACAGACCATGCACTTGCAGAGTGCAGGGGCAGGATCATGCTTGTAGGATTACTGactaaaaatgcagccacatgTGTGTGTATATGGGAGCTGCAGAAGATGACACTCTTGTGGAAGGAGGTTGACAGAATGCCAAATATATGGTGCTTGGAGTTTTATGGAAAGCACGTGAGGATGGCTTGCTTGGGTAACAAGGGTTTACTCATGCTGTCATTAAGGTTGGGGCAGATGAATCGATTGGTTACTTATGATGTCTCTACCAGGGAATGGAAGCGGGTCCCTGGGTGCATGTTTCCTCGTGGAAGGAAGAGACAGTGGATTGCAAGTGGCACAGCATTCCACCCATGTCCAACAGCAGTGGCATAG